The genomic stretch CCTCCCCTTCGGAGGGCCTGAACTAGGCGGACGCGCTTTGGCGGCGCCTCGTCTCCGAACTGGATTAAAATCGGCTGCTTCCTGGAACGCCCGAGGGTACGAACTGAAGGGGTGGCGGTACCAATACGCCTAGACTCCTATCGGAAGAGAAGCGTATGGGAGAGGGAGCGCTTACGGAAGTCCCCTACCGCGCCATCTCCGCAATCTGCTCCACCCCATGCGACAAAGCCTTCCGGGCCGGGTTCAGGTGCGAGACGAAGCGGACGAAGGGGACGATGTCCCAGGGCCGCGCGAAGAGCGCCGCCAGGAGCCGGAGCGGGGTGGGCTGCTGCCGCACCAGGTCGAACGAGGCGTCGAGGATCTCCTGCGGGAGGACGTCGTCGAGGCCGTCGGAGACGACGCGGAGGGGGAGGAAGGGGACGCCGAAACGCTCGGCCTCGTCGGCGACGGCGGCGGTCTCCATGTCGACGAGGTCGAAGCCCTGGTCGGCCAGGGCGCGGCGGCTGGCGGGCGTGGCGGCGACGGCGGCGGCGCTGTGGAGGAGGGCGCGGCGGGTGTCGGGGAGCGCCTTGTCGAGCCACGGCGCGGCCGAGGGGGTGAGGTAGTTCGAGGCGACGAAGAGGGTGTTCCGGCGGAAGGCCGGCCCGGCCCGCAGCGCCCCGGCGTAGCCGGCGAGGACGAGGAGGCGGAGCGGCGTCAGCTTGCGGCGCTCCAGCTCCCGGGGCAGTTCGGCCAGGGCGAGGGCGGTCCGCCGCCGCGCGGTCTCGGCCCCCATGCCGACGATCAGGACGAAGACGACGGCCCCTTCCTTCCCGTCGAGGATCCCGACGTGGCACGGCACCTCCTCGCCGAGGAGGATCGTCTTCCGCCGGTAGAGGCGATGGAGGAGGGGAGCCGCCTCGTTGTCGAGGGCGAAGGCGAAGGCGATCATGGACTCGAACTCTTCCGGGTCAGGCCGAGGCGGTGGGGGTCTCGGCTTCGGGCGCGGCGGAATCGCGCTGGCGGCGGTACTCGGCCATCTTCAGCGTCGAGGCGGCCCACGCCTCGGCCTTCTTCGCCTGGTCGGCGCGGAGGCTGTTGAACGTGGCGAGGGTCAGGAGGGGCCAGTTGTTCCGGTACATGTCGTAGCGGAGGTAGAAGACCTTCGGGAAGCCGGTGCCGGTGATGAGGCTCTCGCTCCACGACCCGTCGGCGTTCTGCGTCCGGGCGAGGTAGTCGATGCCGCGCAGCACGCTGGGACGGCTGGCGTCGCCGCAGGCGAGGATGCCCATGACGGCCCACGCGGTCTGCGAGGCGGTGCTCGTCCCCTGGCCCTTCAGGTGGGGATCGTCGTAGGAGGCGACGGTCTCGCCCCACCCGCCGTCCTCGTTCTGGCACGATTCGAGCCAGTCCCGGCCGCGGATGATCCAGTCCTGGTTCATGTCCTCGTCGATCGACTCGAGGCCGCGGAGGATCTGCCACGTGCCGTAGATGTAATTCACGCCCCAGCGGCCGTACCAGGAGCCGTCCTCCTCCTGCGTGTCCTTGATGAACTTGATCGCGCGCTGGATGAATCGCTCGCTCCGCTTCACCCCCATCATGCCGAAGAGCTCGAGGGCCCGGCCCGTGAGGTCGCTGCACGGGGGGTCGAGGATCGCGTTGTGGTCGGCGAAGGGGACATGCTCCAGCCAGCCCTTCGTGACGTCCTTGTCGAAGGCCGCCCAGCCGCCGCCCTTGCACTGGAAGCTGATGATCCACTTCTTCGCCCGCTCCATGACCTCGCGCTTCTGCTCGGGGTCCCGCGCCTCGATGAGGTGGAGGGCCATCATCACCTCGAGGGTGTCGTCGACGTCGGGGTAGTAGATGTTATTGTACTCGAAGGCCCAGCCGCTGTTCTCCGGGTGGGGATTCTTCACCGCCCAGTCGCCGCGATGGCGGACTTCCTTCGAGATGAGGAAGTCGGCCGCCTTCTGGAGCCGGGGATCGTTCGCGGGGAGGCCCGATTTCACGACGGCTCCGGCGGTGATCGCCGTGTCCCAGACGGGGGAGAAGCAGGGCTGGATGCGGTAGTCGTTCTCCGTCGCCGTGGCGTCGACGTGGAGGTCGTCGAATTCCTTCTTCGCCTTCTTCAGGAGCGGATGCTCGTCGGTGTAGCCGAGGGCCTTCAGGGCGATCACGGCGTACATCATCGCGGGATAGATCGCGCCGAGACCGTCGGAACCCTCGCCGACGCGGGCGACGAGCCATTCCTCGGCCTTCTTCAGCGCGATGCCGCGCGAGGGACGCCAGGGGAGGCGCTCCAGCCACTTCAACCCGAGGTTGATCGTGAGGAAGAAATTGCGGAAGGAGACCGCCTTCTTGCTCCACGGCAGGGCGACGTCGGCGTACTCGGTCCCGTAGGGGTAGAGCTCGTGGATCTGCTGGTGCTCGGGGAGGCGGCGGGTCGGCTTGAAGTGGTTGATGATCGCCAGGGGGATCACCATCGTCCGGCTCCAGGCCGACATCTCGTAGATGTTGAAGGGGAACCAGTTCGGCAGCAGGATCAGCTCCACCGGGATGATCGGGAGGTGCTCCCACGGGAAGAGGCCGAGGATGGCGAGGTTCAGCTTGCAGTACGTGTTGCACTTCGGGATCCCGCCGAGGCGGAGGATCGCGGCGTGGGCCTTCCGCATCTCGGGCTCGTCCGGGGTGAACCCGGCGAGCTTCAGCGCGAGGTAGCACTGGACGGTCGCGTTCACCTCGCTCGGGCCGGTCGGATAGATGTTCCAGCCGCCGTCGGGGAGCTGCTCCTTCAGGATGTGCTTCACGCATTTCGACTGCTTGTCGTAGTCGATCTGGCGGAGCCAGTGCATGTAGAGGATGTAATCGGCGGTGAGCGTCGAGTCGACGTCGAGCTCGCCGACCCAATGGCCGTCCCCGTTCTGGATCGAAAGGAGGAAGTCGCGCGATTTCTGGGTGGCCGCCTGGGCGCGCTGGTCGATCGCCGCCTCGGCCTCGAGGTTGAACACGGTGAAAGTCCGCTCCCGCTCCTTCAGGGAAGGCGAGGGGGAGGGTTGGGACGGGACCGGAGACTGAGCCATCGGATTAGGGTAGAGAGGCTGTTTTTGGTGTCAAGAGGGGGGCGGGGGGAGCTGTGGAGCGGGGGTGCCCGTTGGGGCTTGCGCGGTCAACCCTGTACAGCTGGAGGCGATCCGCTTTATAGCCCAAGAGGGGCTTTGCCCCTCCTGGAACCTCCCCTTCGGAGGGCCTTAGCTAGGCGGACGCGCTTTGGCGGCGCCTCGTCTCCTCACTGGATTAAAATCCGCTGCTTCCCGAGCGTCCGAGGGTACGTACTGAAGGGGGAGCGGTACCCATACGCCCTGACTCCTATCGGGAGAGAAGCGTATGGGAGAGAGGTCTTCAGGGGTTCAGCAGCGAGGAGATAGGACTGCATCCTTGGATGCTCCTTCCCATGGCTCGGCCCTTAAGGAGGTTAGATCCAGCGGAGTAGAGTGCGCGTATGAGATTAGCCTCTTGGATTGCGCCTCATCCACACCACGGCCTATCAGAGGGGCGGCGCAGCCTCTCTTGCATCTCTAAACGCGCGTCCGGCCTCCAGCTGCACAGGGAAATGTACCCGGTCCCGAAGGGCTGCCCTCTTCGCGACCCCCCTACCTCCCCCGCTCAAACAAAACCCTCTTCCGACTCATCCGCCCCATGAGATAGCCCAGGAAGGCGAGAGCAAGGAGGGCCTTGAGCCAAAGATGGCTCCACGGACGAATCCAATCGCCGTAACTGTCGCACCCTAGGAGGAGGACCAGCAGGACGAGGCATCCGGCTTCTCCCTTTCGCCCCATCGCCATCGCGTGGGCGAGGAAGGGGAGGACGACGGCGGCGAGGATGACGTAGGAGTTTTCCTCGGTCCGGGGGTTGAAGAGCATGAGGTAGGCCCCGGCGAGGGCGGCGATCCAGAGGGGGGCGTTGCGCGGGTCGTTCCGCGGCGCGGCGAGGGAGAGGAGGAGGACGCCGAGCGCCGCCCCGACGGAGACGAGGTGGAGGGTCTGCTGCGGGACGGGATGGCCGAGGAAGGTCCACAGGAGGCCGCCGAGGTCGCAGAAGCCGTGCTCGTCGGGCGATCCGGCGATCTTCAGCTTTTCGGCCATCAGCCGGTATTGGTCGACGACGTAGCCGGGGGCGGTCGGGGCGAAGAGGAAGGGGACGAGGGTGAAGACGAGGAGCCCGGCGAGGAGCCGGAGCCGCATCGCCGGATAGACGGCGGCGGCGAGGAGGAGGGGGGCGGCGGCGATCGGCTTCAGCGCCAGCATCAGGAGGAGGAGGAGGGTGGCCATCGTCCAGCGGCGGGCGATCAGCTCCAGCGCGGCGAGGAGGAGGGCGGCGGCGAGGGCGATGTTCGTCTGGCCGTTGCGCGCGCTGGCGAAGGTCGAGGGGAGGAGGAGGAAGCTGAGGAGGGCGAACCAGCCCGCGTTGGGGAGCCCCGCCCGTTCCTGCCGCAGGTGGCCCGCCAGCCGCCAGACGGCGTAGGCGAGGAAGGCGAGGGAAAGGACGCGCCAGAGCACCTCGCCGAGGGCGAGGGGGAGCTGGGCGAAGGGAACGAAGATGAGCGCCGCCTGCGGGAAGTAGAGGAAACCATGGATCGAGCCGAGGTCGTAGAGGGGCGCGTGGGCGAGCCACAGCGCGGCGGCGTCCCGGTAGACGGTGACGGTGTGGGCTCCGGCGGTGCGGAAGACGACGACGGCGAGGATCGCGGCGTAGAGACCCCAGATCGTCCAGCCGGTGCGGAGGAGGCGCATCGGGAGACGCTAGGAGGAGAGCGCCTCGAGTACGAGATCGAAATCGGTCTCGGTGTTGTAGAAGTGGGGGGAGAAGCGGAGGTGGGGGTTGCCGTCGAGGTCCCAGCGGTGGGAGGCGGTGATTTTCTTCGCCTTCAGTTTGTTGAAGAGGGCGACGTAGTCGGCCTCGGAGGCCCCCGGCTTGCGGACGGTGAGGATGCCGGTCTTCGCCTCGAACCGGCCCGACGAGGCGGGGAAGGCGTCGGAGAGGACCTCGTATCCGGCCTTGCGGAAGAGGGCGGCCCCGTAGTCGTGGAGGCCGAGGAGGCGATCCTCGATCCGGTCGATCCCGAGTTGGAGGAGCATCTCCATCGAGGCCTTCATCCCGAGGATGCCGAGGCCGAAGAGCGCGCCGCACTCGTAGCGGCGGCCGTGGTCGGGGAAGGCGATCTCCTCCTGCGCGATGAAGCGGGGGGAGGTGACGTTCCACGAACCGAGGAGGGCGGGGCGGAGCTTGGCGAAGTGTTCCTTCTTCACGTAGAAGATCCCCGCGCCGAGCGGGCCGAGGAGCCACTTGTGCGAGTCGGCGCTGAGGAAGTCGACGTAGGCGGCGTCGACCTCGGTCGCGCCGAGGGACTGGATCGCGTCGAGGCAGAAGAGGATGCCGCGCTTCTTCAGCTCGGTCCCGATCGTCTTGTAGTCGAGCCGGTAGCCGGTGAGGAAGTGGCACGAGGCGAGGGCGACGAGGCGGGTCCGCGGCGTGAGGGAGGCGAAGACGAGTTCGGGCGTCAGGTGGCCGGTGCGGGCGGGGGCGACGGGGACCGGCTTCACCCCCTGGCGGGCGAGGTCGGTCCACGGGTAGACGTTGGAGGGGTAGTCGCCCGGGTAGTAGACGACCTCGTCGCCCGCGTTCCACGTCAGCCCGGAGGCGACGAGGTTCAGGCCGAGGGCGGTCGGGCCGAGGAGGGAGATCTCCTCGGGCTGCGCCGAGACGAGGAGCTTCGCGGCGACGGCGCGGGCCTGGTCGAGTTCCTGCGGGAAGCCTTCGTATTCCTGCGAGGCGATGGCCCCCTTGTGCGCGCCGAGCTGGACGGCCTCCTCGGCGACCTTCGGCAGGGGGCAGACCCCGGCGTGGCCCATGAAGATGCCGTGGCGGGTGACGGGGAAGGCCGCGTGCCGCGCGGCCTCGTCGGGGAAGGTGAGGCGTTCGACGACAGGCATGGGAAGGAGGGGTTAGGCCTTGGCGGCCGGGGAGGCGGCGGGCCGGGGTTCGCGGAGCTCGGCGACGAAGCGGGGGAGGAGGTCGAGGACGGTCTCGATCTCGGCCTCGGTCGTGAGGTGGGAGAGGGAGAGGCGGATCGTCGAGCGGGCCTGCGACGGGGTGAGGCCCATCGCGGAGAGGACGTGCGACGGCTCGAGGGAGCCGGTCGAGCAGGCCGACCCGGCCGAGGCGCAGATCTGGTGCTCGTTCAGCTTCAGCAGCAGGCCCTCGGCCTCGAGGCCGTCGAAGCGGACGCTGGCGGTGTTCGGGAGCCGCTCGGTGGCGTGCCCGTTCCGGTGGGAATTCGGGATGCGGGAGAGGATGCCGTTTTCCAGCTTGTCGCGGAGGGCGCGGGTCTGCGTCTGCTCGTCGATGAGGTTTTCCAGGGCGAGTTCGGCGGCGCGGCCGAGGGCGACGATGTGGGGAACGTTCTCGGTCCCGGAACGGCGTCCCTTTTCCTGCGACCCGCCGATGAGGAGGGGGGAGAAGCGGGTGCCGCTGCGGATGTAGAGGACGCCGACCCCCTTCGGGGCATGGAGCTTGTGGCCGGAGAGGGCGAGGAAGTCGCACTGCACCTGCTTCACGTCGATCGGGACCTTGCCGGGGACCTGGATCGCGTCGATGTGGTAGAGGACGCCGCGCGCCTTGCAGATCTTGCCGATTTCCTCGACGGGGAAGAGGACACCCGTCTCGTTGTTCGCCCACATCGTCGAGACGATGGCGGTGCCGTCGTGGATCGCGGCATCGACCTCGGCGGGATCGAGGGTACCGTCCTCGCGGACGGGGAGCCAGGTCACGGTATAGCCGAGGGTCTCCAGGTGCTCGCAGAAGCTGTGGACGGCGGCGTGCTCCACCTGCGTGGTGACGATGTGCTTCTTCCCCGTCGTGCGGAGGGCCGACCAGATGGCGGCGTTGTCCGACTCGGTGCCGCAGCTGGTGAAGACGATCTCGCGGGCCTCGGCCCCGATGAGCTTCGCGACCGACTCGCGGGCCTTCGTCACCGCCGCGCCCGCTTCCTTCGCCACGCGGTAGAGGCCGGAGGGATTGCCGTAGAACTCGGTGAGATAGGGAACCATCGCCTCGAAGACCTCGGGAGCCACGGGCGTGGTCGCATTGTTATCGAGATAGATGGCAGCCTGAGTGTTCATAGGGGGGGAGGGACGAGAATGGGAGAAAAGGACCGAGTTTTCAAGAATTTACACCGCGACGCCAGTTCCGCCAGCACTGGGACTGATGATTTCCCCCAAGCGTTCCTCTCCCGATAGGAGTCTGGGCGTATGGGTACTGCTTCCCCTTCAGTACGTACCCTCGGGCGTACTGGAACCATCCGATTTTAATCCAGTGAGGAGACGAGGCGCAGGGGGAAACGCGTCCGCCTAGCTAAGGCCCTCAGAAGGGGAGGTTCCAGGAGGGGCAAAGCCCCTCTTGGGCTATAAAGCGGGTCGCCTCCAGCTGTACAGGATCGACCGCGCCAGCCCCGAAGGGCCGCCCCGCTCCCAACGCGCCCAAGAAAAGAACCCCCTCACCCCCCCTTCACAACTCCTTCCAACTCCCCCGCCATCGTCCGTGCCGAATCTTCCCAGCTCAGCGCCCCCGCGCGGGCCGCCGCCCCCTGGGCGAGGCGTTCCCGCCCCGCCGGATCGGCGATCAGCCGCTCCATCGCGGCGGCCCAGGCAGGCACATCCCCCCAAGGAAGGAGAAGCCCGCTCTTCCCGTCATCGACAGCGTCGCGGAGGCCCGGCACGTCGGCGGCCAGGGTCGGGGTCCCGCAGGCCCCGGCCTCGATCACCGAGAGGCCCCAGCCCTCCTTGCGCGAGGGATAGACGAGGGCGGTGGCCCGCCGCATGAGGGCGCTCTTCTCCTTCTCCGAGACCGCGCCGGGGAAGCGGACGAGGGTGCCGAGGCCGAGCTTCAGGACGAGGGCCTCGAGCCGGGCGCGGTCGTCCCCCGCTCCGGCGAGGACGAGGCGCGCCTCGGGCCGCCGCTCGACGACCTGGGCGAAGGCGCGGAGGACGACGTCGAGCGACTTGTACCGGCGCAGCCGCCCGACGTAGAGGAACGTGGCGGGATCGCAGGGCCGGGCATCGCCGGGCGTCTGCGCCTCGGTGGCGTGGCCGTAGAGGACGACGCGGAGGTTCTGCCTCGGCAGCCCCCGCTCGACGAGCTCGTCCCGCGTGCTGGCGCTGATCGGGAGGAGCGGCGTCTTGCGGTAGGCGAAGGGGAGCAGGGCCTCCCCGATGCGGATGAGCGTCCCTCCGAGGAGCCCGGCGGCGGAGAACGCCGTCTCCCCGAGAAGGTGGGGGACGATGGCGGCGACGGGGAGCTTCGGGAAAAACCACGGGAGGAAGAACGGCAGCTTGTCGATCCCCTCGACGACGAGGTCGTAGTCCCGGCCGTGGCGATTGACGTGGCGGGCGACGTTGAGGGTGAAGAGCGCCTCGGAGCCCCGCCGGATCAGGCCGAGGTGGTCGCTCCGCTCCTCGGCGGGCGCCCCCGGGAAGGCGGTGCAGAGGTAATCGACCTCCCATTTCCACGGCCCGGCGGGATCGGCGAGGCGGCTGAAGATCTCGCGCAGCGCCCGCTCGGCCCCGCCCGCGCGGGGGTTCTTCCAATCCCGGTATTCGACGAGGAGGAGTTTCACGCCTTGCGGGAGAAAAAGAGGAGGAAGCCGAGGAGCCCCGCCGTGGCGAGCCACGCGAGGAGGGAGAGGCCGAGGCAGAGCCCGTACCAGAACGGGGCCTCGAAGCGGAAGGTGACGGCGGCCCCGGGATGGGGGACGGGGGCGGCGAGGTAGGCGCCGAGGGCCTTGCAGACGGGAAGGGGATGGCCGGCCTCGTCGAAGGCCTTCCAATCGGGATGCCAGTTCTCGGGGACGACGACCCAGGCGGCGTCATAGGGGGCCGGGGCGAGGCGGATCGTTTCGGGGTTGAGGTTGGCCCGGTGGGGGGCGAGGAGGGGAAGCCGCTGGGAGGAGGGAAGCGGGGAATGGTCCTGGTCGTTGTCGTTCTGCTGCGGGAGGGCGATGTCCTCGTTGGAGTCGAGGGCGGGCTCGATCGTCCAGCGGCCCTTGCCGTAGAGGGCGAGGGATTGGGCGGGGGAGGCCGTCCCGGGGGCGACGAGGCGGGTGCGGCGGACGGGGAGGGCGAGGGCGGGCGCTCCGGCCCCGGGGACGGCGAGGACGGCGAAGTTCGGGTTCTCCAGGACGGCGGGGAAGAGCTTGCGGAGCTGGTCGGCGAAGGGGGCGGGGAGATCGGGATCGGTCTTGTCGAGGACGACGTGGGAGACGCCCGCGGCGGCGAGGGCGGCGGCGTAGGCCTCCGGGGTCTCCCGCCCGGCGTCGGCGAGGGCGCGGCTCCATTCCGGCTGGAGGTAGCTCATCGCCGCCTCGGTGTGGAGGGGGCGGCCCGTCTGGGCGGGGAGCTCGAGGTAGAAGTAGCGGCCCGAGAAGACGAGGGCGGTGCCGGGCTCGGTCTCCGCGTGGTCGCGGAGGAAGGCGGCGGCCTTCCCGTAATCGGCGAGGACGGCCTCGGCCTTCGGCTTCCCCTCGCCGGCCGGGAAGCCGTCCCGGAAGAAGGCGGCGTGGTAGGTCGAGAAATCGGTGAGGGTGGTGGCGACGAGGAGGAAGGGCGCGAGGAGGGCGAGCCGCGTGCCGGGGCGGAGCCCGGTGAAGCCCTGCCGCCACGCCAGCGCCCCGGCGAGGGCGATGCAGAAGCTTCCCCCCATGTTCCAAAACGAGGCCGGGGCGCGGATCTGGCCGAAGCCGGGGAGATGTTCGACGAGCGGGAAGAGGGGGACGACGAGCCAGAAGAAGGCGAGGCCGACGAGAATGAGGCGACGTTTCCAAAGCCAGTCTGGATCTCGTTCCTGATCTGCGCTGCGAAATAACGAAAAGATCAAAAGGATCGGGAAAAGAAGAAGCCAGATGAAGGAAGATGTTGTTAGCCGTTCACGTTGCGAAGAAGTCAGGGAGGTGAAGGCAAAGGAAGCCAGCAGAATGACGAGGGCGGCCTGGGCGAGGAGGACGAGCCAGAGGAGGGGGATCGACCAGTTCGCCATCTCGGCGGAGTGGGAGAGCAATTGGCGATGGGCCCCGAGGGGGGAGCGGACGCCGTAGGAGAGGGTGCCGAGGAGGAGCGCCCCGCCGACGAAGAGGCGGAAGAGGCCGCCCTCCCGCGTCCGCAGCCAGTCGCGCTTCGCCGCCAGCATCGCCGCGATGCCGGAAACCCACAGGATGCCGGAGTAGAAGGCGTCGGCCGAGGTGTGGAGCCCCTCCGGTGCATCGGCGAGGAGGAGGCCGCCCCGGTCCCAGAGGGAGAGGACGCTCTTCAGCGTGAAGCCGTCCTGCCAGACGGTGAAGGGATCGTGGGAGAAGAAGGTCATCCACCGCTGTTCCCGCAGCAGCGGCAGGAGGGGGAGGAGGGCGAGGGGCAGGGCGACGAGGGCGGCCCGGCCCAGCCGCAGGGCGAAGGCGAGGCGCTCTTCCCGCGTCGCCGGGAACGCGAAGGCGGCCCACGCGGCGAAGAGGGCGACGATCGGCATGAAGAGGAGGGCGACCTTCGTCGAGGTCAGCAGCATCGCCGAGGTCCCCAGCGCGAGGGCGAGGACGGCGGGCCAGCCCCCATCCTTTCCGGGACTCTTGGCCACCCGCAGAACGAGCCACAGGAGGAGGGGGGCGAAGGGGAAGCAGGCGACGGTGCCGAGGTGCTCCGCCTCCGCCAGCCGGATCGCCATCTCCGGGCAGAGGAGGTAGAAGGCCCCGGCGAGGGCCGCCGTCGTCGCGCACCCCGTCAGCTCGGCGGCGAAGCCGTAGAGCATCAGCGCGGCGAGGAGGGCGA from Verrucomicrobium sp. GAS474 encodes the following:
- the shc gene encoding squalene--hopene cyclase, translated to MAQSPVPSQPSPSPSLKERERTFTVFNLEAEAAIDQRAQAATQKSRDFLLSIQNGDGHWVGELDVDSTLTADYILYMHWLRQIDYDKQSKCVKHILKEQLPDGGWNIYPTGPSEVNATVQCYLALKLAGFTPDEPEMRKAHAAILRLGGIPKCNTYCKLNLAILGLFPWEHLPIIPVELILLPNWFPFNIYEMSAWSRTMVIPLAIINHFKPTRRLPEHQQIHELYPYGTEYADVALPWSKKAVSFRNFFLTINLGLKWLERLPWRPSRGIALKKAEEWLVARVGEGSDGLGAIYPAMMYAVIALKALGYTDEHPLLKKAKKEFDDLHVDATATENDYRIQPCFSPVWDTAITAGAVVKSGLPANDPRLQKAADFLISKEVRHRGDWAVKNPHPENSGWAFEYNNIYYPDVDDTLEVMMALHLIEARDPEQKREVMERAKKWIISFQCKGGGWAAFDKDVTKGWLEHVPFADHNAILDPPCSDLTGRALELFGMMGVKRSERFIQRAIKFIKDTQEEDGSWYGRWGVNYIYGTWQILRGLESIDEDMNQDWIIRGRDWLESCQNEDGGWGETVASYDDPHLKGQGTSTASQTAWAVMGILACGDASRPSVLRGIDYLARTQNADGSWSESLITGTGFPKVFYLRYDMYRNNWPLLTLATFNSLRADQAKKAEAWAASTLKMAEYRRQRDSAAPEAETPTASA
- a CDS encoding glycosyltransferase family 87 protein → MRLLRTGWTIWGLYAAILAVVVFRTAGAHTVTVYRDAAALWLAHAPLYDLGSIHGFLYFPQAALIFVPFAQLPLALGEVLWRVLSLAFLAYAVWRLAGHLRQERAGLPNAGWFALLSFLLLPSTFASARNGQTNIALAAALLLAALELIARRWTMATLLLLLMLALKPIAAAPLLLAAAVYPAMRLRLLAGLLVFTLVPFLFAPTAPGYVVDQYRLMAEKLKIAGSPDEHGFCDLGGLLWTFLGHPVPQQTLHLVSVGAALGVLLLSLAAPRNDPRNAPLWIAALAGAYLMLFNPRTEENSYVILAAVVLPFLAHAMAMGRKGEAGCLVLLVLLLGCDSYGDWIRPWSHLWLKALLALAFLGYLMGRMSRKRVLFERGR
- the nifS gene encoding cysteine desulfurase NifS; protein product: MNTQAAIYLDNNATTPVAPEVFEAMVPYLTEFYGNPSGLYRVAKEAGAAVTKARESVAKLIGAEAREIVFTSCGTESDNAAIWSALRTTGKKHIVTTQVEHAAVHSFCEHLETLGYTVTWLPVREDGTLDPAEVDAAIHDGTAIVSTMWANNETGVLFPVEEIGKICKARGVLYHIDAIQVPGKVPIDVKQVQCDFLALSGHKLHAPKGVGVLYIRSGTRFSPLLIGGSQEKGRRSGTENVPHIVALGRAAELALENLIDEQTQTRALRDKLENGILSRIPNSHRNGHATERLPNTASVRFDGLEAEGLLLKLNEHQICASAGSACSTGSLEPSHVLSAMGLTPSQARSTIRLSLSHLTTEAEIETVLDLLPRFVAELREPRPAASPAAKA
- a CDS encoding glycosyltransferase family 4 protein, which translates into the protein MKLLLVEYRDWKNPRAGGAERALREIFSRLADPAGPWKWEVDYLCTAFPGAPAEERSDHLGLIRRGSEALFTLNVARHVNRHGRDYDLVVEGIDKLPFFLPWFFPKLPVAAIVPHLLGETAFSAAGLLGGTLIRIGEALLPFAYRKTPLLPISASTRDELVERGLPRQNLRVVLYGHATEAQTPGDARPCDPATFLYVGRLRRYKSLDVVLRAFAQVVERRPEARLVLAGAGDDRARLEALVLKLGLGTLVRFPGAVSEKEKSALMRRATALVYPSRKEGWGLSVIEAGACGTPTLAADVPGLRDAVDDGKSGLLLPWGDVPAWAAAMERLIADPAGRERLAQGAAARAGALSWEDSARTMAGELEGVVKGG
- a CDS encoding aminotransferase class V-fold PLP-dependent enzyme, with the protein product MPVVERLTFPDEAARHAAFPVTRHGIFMGHAGVCPLPKVAEEAVQLGAHKGAIASQEYEGFPQELDQARAVAAKLLVSAQPEEISLLGPTALGLNLVASGLTWNAGDEVVYYPGDYPSNVYPWTDLARQGVKPVPVAPARTGHLTPELVFASLTPRTRLVALASCHFLTGYRLDYKTIGTELKKRGILFCLDAIQSLGATEVDAAYVDFLSADSHKWLLGPLGAGIFYVKKEHFAKLRPALLGSWNVTSPRFIAQEEIAFPDHGRRYECGALFGLGILGMKASMEMLLQLGIDRIEDRLLGLHDYGAALFRKAGYEVLSDAFPASSGRFEAKTGILTVRKPGASEADYVALFNKLKAKKITASHRWDLDGNPHLRFSPHFYNTETDFDLVLEALSS